A window from Mycobacterium saskatchewanense encodes these proteins:
- a CDS encoding alpha/beta hydrolase encodes MTDANPARLQGLNRIDPALREAAIELGIVEFRAETLPAERDRADLLAARRATAVDTDGVAVESRSIAGPGGGRLGLRLYCGPVESPAPILVYAHGGGFVTGNLDTDHAQCVELARDGKCLVVSVDYRLAPEHPCPAALDDVEAALRHAVENRAELGADAGRIAVMGRDAGAALVAGLTQRMFDREGPPVLVQILHQPMLDSDATPSRREFQRTPGLNGPAVSRAWGHYLGHASATGQHVPSHRANLEGLPPTFISCSEIDPCRDEAIDYANRLLHAYVHTELHVIAATFNGFDALVPDWVVAQENRALHAQTLRRVFAM; translated from the coding sequence ATGACCGACGCGAACCCGGCACGGCTCCAAGGCCTTAACCGCATCGACCCCGCGTTGCGCGAGGCGGCGATCGAGCTGGGCATCGTCGAATTTCGGGCCGAGACGCTGCCCGCCGAGCGCGACCGCGCCGACCTGCTGGCCGCGCGGCGGGCCACAGCGGTGGACACCGACGGCGTCGCGGTCGAGTCACGATCCATCGCCGGGCCCGGGGGTGGGCGGCTGGGACTGCGCCTGTATTGCGGGCCGGTCGAGTCTCCCGCGCCGATCCTCGTGTACGCGCACGGGGGTGGGTTCGTGACCGGGAACCTGGACACCGACCATGCGCAATGCGTGGAACTGGCGCGTGACGGCAAGTGCCTGGTGGTGTCGGTCGACTACCGGCTCGCGCCCGAGCATCCGTGCCCGGCGGCGCTCGACGATGTGGAGGCGGCCCTCCGCCACGCCGTGGAGAACCGCGCCGAATTGGGCGCGGACGCCGGGCGCATCGCGGTCATGGGTCGGGATGCGGGTGCGGCGTTGGTGGCCGGCCTGACCCAACGCATGTTCGACCGGGAGGGTCCCCCGGTCCTCGTGCAGATCCTGCACCAGCCGATGCTCGATTCGGATGCCACGCCGTCGCGGCGCGAGTTCCAGCGCACTCCCGGGCTGAACGGCCCCGCCGTGAGCCGAGCGTGGGGTCATTATCTCGGGCACGCGAGCGCGACCGGCCAGCATGTCCCGTCCCACCGCGCCAACCTGGAGGGCCTGCCGCCCACGTTCATCAGCTGCTCGGAAATCGACCCGTGCCGCGACGAGGCGATCGACTACGCCAATCGGCTGCTGCACGCCTACGTCCATACCGAGTTGCACGTGATCGCAGCGACGTTCAACGGCTTCGATGCGCTGGTCCCGGACTGGGTTGTCGCGCAAGAGAACCGCGCGCTGCATGCGCAGACGCTTCGGCGCGTGTTCGCTATGTAG
- a CDS encoding Rieske (2Fe-2S) protein: MPERRFVCSIDELPPGGMKLVDVGKFGVGVYNVRGSLYAIVNYCSHEGAPLCQGLLGGTNESAPGEPGGLRRVREGQIVRCPWHNWEFDVTTGRNVADPRRRVRTYRVDVTGGEVYLTA, translated from the coding sequence GTGCCCGAGCGGCGATTCGTGTGCTCGATCGACGAGCTGCCGCCCGGCGGCATGAAACTGGTGGACGTCGGCAAGTTCGGCGTCGGGGTCTACAACGTGCGCGGCTCGCTGTACGCGATCGTCAACTACTGCTCGCACGAGGGCGCGCCCCTGTGCCAGGGCCTCCTCGGCGGCACCAACGAGTCCGCGCCCGGCGAGCCCGGCGGGCTGCGCCGGGTGCGCGAGGGACAGATCGTTCGATGCCCTTGGCACAATTGGGAATTCGACGTGACCACCGGGCGCAACGTCGCCGATCCGCGCCGCCGCGTCCGCACGTACCGGGTCGACGTCACGGGCGGGGAGGTGTACCTGACCGCATGA
- a CDS encoding VOC family protein has protein sequence MLGVHHSAICTSDVERSLRFWRDGLGLSQLFDHHFGGDWPELFGAQTDQLRSIFLGDPQTPESGIVELVELPGAAEACPGPDGPRHGFFLLSLQRDVDETLSALDTLGFNDGVRRVTVTAPGGKAVAMAVITAPDGVRVELIGSPQ, from the coding sequence GTGCTAGGTGTTCATCATTCGGCGATCTGCACGAGCGACGTCGAACGCTCGCTGCGATTCTGGCGTGACGGCCTCGGTCTGAGCCAGTTGTTCGACCATCACTTCGGCGGTGACTGGCCGGAGCTGTTCGGCGCGCAGACCGATCAGTTGCGGTCGATCTTCCTCGGCGACCCGCAGACGCCGGAGAGCGGAATCGTGGAGCTGGTGGAGTTGCCCGGCGCCGCCGAGGCGTGTCCCGGGCCCGATGGCCCCCGGCACGGATTCTTCTTGCTTTCACTGCAGCGGGACGTCGACGAGACGCTCTCTGCGCTCGACACTTTGGGGTTCAACGACGGCGTCCGGCGTGTCACGGTTACGGCGCCGGGCGGAAAGGCGGTCGCGATGGCGGTCATCACCGCGCCTGACGGCGTGCGGGTCGAGCTGATCGGCTCGCCACAATGA
- a CDS encoding acyl-CoA dehydrogenase family protein: MTPSESVAEFAARARAWLADNMPVIDPDAPPAAPRDDERSWQRARELQKRLYEGGFAGICFPRAYGGLGLDYEYQQAFDVETRNYEMPLILNTPTFTICCATLLDTGTEDQKKRHIAAALRGDEVLVQLLSEPSGGSDLAGVITRAERRGERWVINGAKTWSTSAFAADYGLCLARTDWGVPKHEGLTMFLVPIDHPGITLRRITMLSGSTEFCEEFLDEVDVGDHAVIGDVNGGWAVASRQLYHERRAVGQGSEFASGSGSEGGNAIPVDFVALAEKTGQGGDGRVREMAGRALVHRAVGEQLIGHVYRSVRDGALPPAAGTLIRLFHSETVTLDVDTALAIAGSAGVVGEPGEGLQTGLRYLSRQTVAIGGGTTEMARNVIGERVLGFPREHAADRGVPFNQVRHGQTS; encoded by the coding sequence ATGACGCCGAGCGAATCGGTCGCCGAATTCGCCGCCAGGGCCCGAGCGTGGTTGGCGGACAACATGCCCGTCATCGACCCGGACGCGCCGCCGGCCGCACCGCGGGACGACGAGCGGTCCTGGCAGCGGGCGCGCGAGCTGCAGAAACGGCTCTATGAAGGGGGATTCGCCGGCATCTGCTTCCCGAGAGCGTACGGGGGGCTGGGTCTGGACTACGAGTACCAGCAGGCGTTCGACGTCGAGACCCGCAACTACGAGATGCCGCTGATCCTCAACACCCCGACGTTCACGATCTGCTGCGCCACGCTCCTCGACACCGGCACGGAGGACCAGAAGAAGCGACACATCGCGGCCGCGCTGCGCGGTGACGAGGTGTTGGTGCAACTGCTGAGCGAACCCAGCGGAGGATCGGACCTCGCCGGTGTCATCACCCGCGCCGAACGCCGCGGCGAGCGGTGGGTGATCAACGGCGCCAAGACGTGGAGCACCAGCGCTTTCGCGGCCGACTACGGGCTGTGCCTGGCCCGCACCGACTGGGGCGTGCCCAAGCATGAGGGTTTGACCATGTTCCTGGTGCCCATCGACCATCCCGGAATCACGTTGCGGCGCATCACCATGCTCAGCGGCTCGACCGAATTCTGCGAGGAGTTCCTGGACGAAGTCGACGTCGGCGACCATGCGGTGATCGGTGACGTCAACGGTGGCTGGGCCGTGGCGTCACGGCAGCTCTATCACGAGCGGCGAGCGGTGGGGCAAGGATCGGAGTTCGCCAGCGGCAGCGGCAGCGAGGGCGGCAACGCGATCCCGGTCGACTTCGTTGCCCTGGCCGAGAAGACGGGACAGGGCGGCGACGGACGCGTTCGTGAGATGGCCGGCCGGGCCCTGGTGCACCGCGCCGTGGGCGAGCAACTGATCGGTCACGTCTACCGAAGCGTCCGGGACGGCGCGTTGCCGCCGGCCGCGGGCACGCTGATCCGCTTGTTCCACTCCGAGACCGTCACCCTCGACGTCGACACCGCATTGGCAATCGCCGGAAGTGCCGGCGTGGTGGGCGAACCCGGCGAAGGCCTGCAGACCGGGCTGCGCTACCTGTCCCGGCAGACCGTCGCCATCGGCGGCGGCACCACCGAGATGGCCCGCAACGTCATCGGTGAGCGGGTGCTGGGTTTCCCCCGGGAACACGCCGCCGATCGCGGCGTGCCCTTCAACCAGGTGCGGCACGGTCAAACCAGCTGA
- a CDS encoding amidohydrolase family protein: protein MSHSVIDANVQPHFRYNAEIRRYLPDAHKLRSIPDVEQQWYQAPGGDYREGLYGEHYPGSDPATVSRHLFDDGGADFAILNPLTRGNIADYRLNSRLCAAVNDWLLDRWLEPDTTNRFRGTIRVNPEDPRGAVAEIERLADHPKLVQVGVPMQSREPYGKPMFEPIWEAAAARGLPVAVHINGGNGVDHPPTFAGHAHTYPGYAAFMPLNYFVHLATLIVEGVFGRHPGLRFVFADGGYDILTPLIWRLDTFWLSMRDQTPWVDRYPSEYLPGHVRFCSSAFDGPVEADKMRRWMAFSGKADLLMYGSGYPHWSATTPVASAAGLDDVQREKVLWRNASELYGLRERV from the coding sequence ATGAGCCACTCCGTCATCGACGCCAATGTGCAGCCGCACTTCCGCTACAACGCTGAGATCCGCCGCTACCTGCCGGACGCCCACAAGCTGCGCTCCATTCCCGACGTCGAGCAGCAGTGGTACCAGGCCCCCGGCGGCGACTACCGCGAAGGCCTCTACGGCGAGCACTACCCCGGGTCGGACCCGGCCACGGTCAGCCGGCACCTGTTCGATGACGGAGGTGCGGACTTCGCGATCCTCAACCCACTGACCCGCGGCAACATCGCCGATTACCGGCTCAACAGCCGCCTCTGCGCCGCGGTGAACGACTGGCTGCTCGACCGCTGGCTGGAACCGGACACGACCAACCGGTTCCGGGGCACGATCCGCGTGAACCCCGAAGATCCCCGGGGCGCGGTGGCCGAGATCGAGCGCCTGGCCGACCACCCCAAGCTGGTGCAGGTAGGCGTTCCGATGCAGTCGCGCGAGCCCTACGGCAAGCCGATGTTCGAACCCATCTGGGAGGCCGCCGCCGCGCGCGGGTTGCCCGTCGCGGTGCACATCAACGGCGGCAACGGGGTCGACCACCCGCCCACCTTCGCCGGGCACGCCCACACCTACCCGGGGTACGCGGCGTTCATGCCGCTGAACTACTTCGTGCACCTGGCGACGCTGATCGTCGAGGGGGTGTTCGGCCGGCACCCCGGGCTGAGGTTCGTCTTCGCCGACGGCGGCTACGACATCCTCACCCCGCTGATCTGGCGGCTCGACACCTTCTGGTTGTCGATGCGCGACCAGACGCCGTGGGTCGACCGCTACCCCAGCGAATACCTGCCCGGCCACGTCCGGTTCTGTTCTTCGGCGTTCGACGGGCCGGTGGAGGCGGACAAGATGCGGCGCTGGATGGCCTTCTCCGGCAAGGCGGACCTGCTGATGTACGGATCGGGCTACCCCCACTGGTCCGCCACGACGCCGGTAGCCTCCGCTGCGGGCCTCGACGACGTTCAACGCGAAAAAGTGTTGTGGCGCAACGCCAGTGAACTGTACGGACTCAGGGAGCGTGTCTAA
- a CDS encoding amidohydrolase family protein — protein sequence MTTIERADAPIRRDEIAVTIVDTDVHPLPVSADVLKSYAPPEWVDKIWPTGNAVTPVPHFYDTPDSYKTMSLRLDAAPPGGGFAGSDPDFAAKQLLIDAGVSIASLEPMCDAQLPQAEHVLKSTYNDWLADVWLDRHNAHGRWRGSISVSAQTPEQAAREVERWAGHPYMSQVLMTPQTRGIPFGNPHFDPIYEAAARHRLPVATHLMGQTPFELIPLYPVGNPAHWHDFFASWPLLYVSHLMSLVFDGAFDRHPGLRVVFIEGGFTWAMPVMSRMDRIWEARRGDLPHVRRRPSDYVREHVRFTTQPLEDADTVQFREYLEMMDLGDNLMFSTDYPHWSYDSPTYAINRFPADQRERIMRGNATALYGLPPTVKALPGERGGVGAR from the coding sequence ATGACCACCATCGAACGGGCCGACGCACCGATCCGGCGCGACGAGATAGCGGTCACCATCGTGGACACCGACGTGCACCCGCTCCCGGTTTCGGCCGACGTGCTGAAGTCCTACGCGCCCCCGGAGTGGGTGGACAAGATCTGGCCGACCGGCAATGCGGTCACGCCGGTGCCACATTTCTACGACACCCCGGACTCGTACAAGACGATGTCGCTGCGCCTCGACGCAGCGCCGCCGGGCGGCGGATTCGCCGGCAGCGACCCGGATTTCGCCGCCAAGCAATTGCTCATCGATGCGGGCGTCAGCATCGCGTCGCTGGAGCCGATGTGCGACGCGCAGCTCCCGCAGGCCGAGCACGTCCTGAAGTCCACCTACAACGACTGGCTGGCCGACGTCTGGTTGGACCGGCACAACGCGCACGGGCGCTGGCGCGGGTCGATCAGCGTCAGCGCGCAGACGCCGGAACAGGCGGCCCGCGAGGTGGAGCGCTGGGCCGGCCACCCCTATATGTCCCAGGTGCTGATGACGCCCCAGACGCGCGGAATTCCCTTCGGAAACCCCCATTTCGACCCGATCTACGAGGCGGCGGCGCGCCACCGGCTGCCGGTGGCCACCCACCTGATGGGGCAGACGCCGTTCGAGCTCATCCCGCTGTACCCGGTCGGCAACCCCGCGCACTGGCACGACTTCTTTGCGTCCTGGCCGTTGCTGTATGTGTCGCACTTGATGAGCTTGGTGTTCGACGGCGCGTTCGACCGTCATCCCGGGCTGCGGGTGGTGTTCATCGAGGGCGGGTTCACCTGGGCGATGCCGGTGATGTCGAGGATGGACCGGATCTGGGAGGCCCGCCGCGGGGACCTGCCGCACGTGCGCCGCCGCCCGTCGGACTATGTGCGCGAACACGTTCGATTCACCACCCAGCCGCTCGAGGACGCCGACACCGTTCAGTTCCGCGAATACCTGGAGATGATGGACCTCGGCGACAACCTCATGTTCTCCACGGACTATCCCCATTGGAGCTACGACTCGCCGACCTACGCCATCAACAGGTTCCCCGCCGATCAGCGGGAGCGCATCATGCGCGGGAACGCGACGGCCCTGTACGGTCTGCCGCCGACCGTCAAGGCGCTGCCCGGCGAACGCGGTGGTGTCGGTGCCCGGTGA
- a CDS encoding cytochrome P450, translated as MTLSTDHDGQPVALDLTGETSPYPFFEYMRRTDPVWHGSLADHTQMPDELRPNDEWVLFGYDGVFQAFRDDRIFTSASYDKTIGLVMGHTILAMGGREHHDHRSLVAKAFRATALERWEPSVIGPVCDQLIDEIKKDGQADLVKALTFEFPTRIISVLLGLPPEDLDLFRRLSLDLISIPTDIMAGLNAAAELHGYFLDQVEQRRRKPTDDIIGDLVAAEIDGEKLSDEAIIAFLRLLLPAGLETTYRSSGNLLYLLLTHPEQLAMVARDRSLIPPAIEEGLRVETPLTMVMRTTTEEVELGGKTIPADAQIDLCMGSANRDETRWPDPNTFDITRPRHAHIAFAGGIHMCLGMHLARLETRVMLNSLFDRLQNLAFLPDDGTGEESRIVGLTFRSPNKLPVTFSPAK; from the coding sequence ATGACGCTCAGCACCGACCATGACGGCCAGCCCGTCGCCCTCGACCTCACCGGCGAAACCAGTCCCTACCCATTCTTCGAGTACATGAGGCGCACCGACCCCGTCTGGCACGGGTCCCTGGCCGACCACACGCAGATGCCGGACGAGCTGCGGCCGAACGACGAATGGGTGCTGTTCGGGTACGACGGGGTGTTCCAGGCCTTCCGGGACGATCGGATCTTCACGTCCGCCTCCTACGACAAGACCATCGGACTGGTCATGGGGCACACCATTCTGGCGATGGGCGGCCGGGAGCACCACGACCACCGCAGCCTGGTCGCCAAGGCCTTCCGCGCCACCGCGCTGGAACGGTGGGAGCCCTCGGTCATCGGTCCGGTCTGCGACCAGCTGATCGACGAGATCAAGAAAGACGGCCAGGCCGACCTGGTGAAGGCGCTGACGTTCGAGTTCCCGACGCGGATCATCTCGGTGTTGCTCGGACTGCCGCCCGAGGACCTGGACCTGTTCCGGCGGCTGTCCCTCGATCTAATCTCGATCCCGACAGACATCATGGCGGGGCTGAACGCCGCGGCCGAACTGCACGGCTACTTCCTCGACCAGGTCGAGCAGCGGCGCCGCAAACCCACCGACGACATCATCGGGGACCTGGTGGCCGCCGAGATCGACGGCGAGAAGCTCAGCGACGAGGCCATCATCGCGTTCCTGCGCCTGTTGCTGCCCGCGGGGCTGGAGACCACCTACCGCTCGTCGGGCAACCTGCTGTACCTGCTGCTCACCCACCCAGAGCAACTGGCAATGGTCGCCCGGGACCGGTCACTGATACCACCCGCCATCGAGGAAGGGCTGCGGGTGGAAACCCCGCTGACCATGGTCATGCGGACCACCACCGAGGAAGTCGAGTTAGGGGGCAAGACGATCCCAGCCGACGCGCAGATCGACCTGTGCATGGGCTCGGCGAACCGCGACGAAACCCGATGGCCCGACCCCAACACGTTCGACATCACCCGGCCGCGGCACGCCCACATCGCGTTCGCCGGCGGCATCCACATGTGCCTCGGCATGCACCTGGCCCGGCTGGAAACCCGCGTCATGCTCAACAGCCTGTTCGACCGCCTCCAGAACCTCGCCTTCCTGCCCGACGACGGCACGGGCGAGGAGTCCCGGATCGTCGGGCTCACGTTCCGCTCACCCAACAAGCTCCCGGTCACCTTCTCCCCGGCGAAATGA
- a CDS encoding SpoIIE family protein phosphatase, giving the protein MVAEKDWDKSVGAADDVRRVFDNVPALLVGLEGPDHRFIAVNAAYRTLSPPIDTIGLLVREVYPELESQQILQMFDRVYQTGEPQSGTEWRVQADFEGSGTAQEHFFDFIVTPRRGNDGSIDGVQLAFIDATERVRARQAAESRMAELSERYRNVRDSAIVMQEALLAPSVPVVPGADIAAEYLVAAEDTAAGGDWFDVIALDDRLVLVVGDVVGHGVEAAAVMSQLRTALRMQILSGRPIQEALEAVDRFHHHVPGSNSATLCVGSLDAVTGEFRYCTAGHPPPLLVGADGTARYADPSGAGPLGADTGFPLRTEVLEVGDSVLLYTDGLIERPGRPLVASTAEFADLAANIAAGRGFVIDSAARAVDRLCSETLELLLRSTGYSDDVTLLAAQRRTPPEPFAMTLDATIRTARTVRAGLREWLSRVGADDDDICDIVHAISEFVENAVEHGYAGEVSGRIVVEASLTEDGNLHASVIDHGQWKDYREGEKGRGRGLAMAEALVSRAQITSGAGGTTASVKHRLSRPANFVTDAMVSRATMARSASNEFASAISAGRIVVSGDVDSATAPTLDRQIAVESRAGIAPLTIDLSGVTHLGSAGVSALAAARDRARRHGSECVLVAPPGSPAHHVLSLVQLPFSGGSTQGVLAQEEGESDSGQLV; this is encoded by the coding sequence ATGGTGGCCGAAAAGGATTGGGACAAGAGCGTGGGCGCGGCCGACGACGTCCGCCGCGTCTTCGACAACGTCCCCGCGCTGCTGGTCGGCCTCGAGGGGCCCGACCACCGCTTTATCGCGGTCAACGCCGCTTACCGCACCCTCAGCCCCCCGATCGACACCATCGGGCTCCTAGTCCGGGAGGTCTACCCCGAGCTGGAGAGCCAGCAGATCCTGCAAATGTTCGACCGGGTGTACCAGACCGGCGAGCCGCAGTCGGGGACCGAGTGGCGCGTACAGGCCGACTTCGAGGGCTCGGGCACGGCACAGGAACATTTTTTCGACTTCATCGTGACGCCACGACGCGGCAATGACGGCTCGATCGACGGCGTGCAGCTCGCGTTCATCGACGCCACCGAGCGGGTGCGGGCCCGGCAGGCCGCCGAATCCCGCATGGCGGAACTGTCGGAGCGGTACCGCAACGTCCGGGACTCGGCCATCGTGATGCAAGAGGCGCTGCTGGCGCCGTCGGTGCCCGTCGTTCCCGGCGCCGACATCGCAGCGGAGTACCTGGTCGCCGCGGAGGATACGGCGGCCGGCGGCGACTGGTTCGACGTGATCGCCCTCGACGACAGACTGGTTCTCGTCGTGGGCGACGTGGTCGGGCATGGCGTCGAGGCGGCCGCGGTGATGTCGCAACTGCGCACCGCGTTGCGGATGCAGATCCTCTCTGGGCGGCCGATCCAAGAAGCCCTCGAGGCGGTCGACCGTTTCCACCACCATGTGCCGGGTTCGAACTCGGCCACACTGTGCGTCGGCTCACTCGACGCGGTCACCGGCGAATTCCGGTACTGCACAGCGGGACACCCGCCGCCGCTGCTGGTGGGCGCCGACGGGACCGCCCGATACGCCGATCCATCCGGGGCAGGTCCCCTCGGCGCCGACACCGGCTTTCCGTTACGCACCGAAGTTCTCGAAGTGGGCGACTCGGTCCTGCTCTACACCGACGGCCTGATCGAGCGCCCCGGCCGTCCGCTGGTCGCCAGCACCGCCGAATTCGCAGATCTGGCCGCCAATATCGCGGCGGGCCGAGGGTTTGTCATCGACTCCGCCGCGCGGGCCGTCGACCGCCTTTGCTCAGAGACGCTGGAATTGCTGCTTCGGTCGACGGGTTACAGCGACGACGTGACCTTACTTGCGGCGCAACGCCGCACCCCGCCGGAGCCCTTCGCCATGACGCTGGACGCGACGATCCGGACTGCACGAACGGTCCGCGCCGGGCTCCGCGAATGGTTGTCCCGGGTCGGGGCCGACGACGATGACATCTGCGACATCGTGCACGCGATCTCCGAGTTCGTCGAGAACGCGGTCGAACACGGTTACGCCGGTGAGGTTTCCGGCCGCATTGTCGTCGAGGCATCCCTGACCGAGGACGGCAACCTGCACGCCTCGGTGATCGACCACGGTCAGTGGAAGGATTACCGAGAGGGCGAGAAGGGACGCGGACGCGGCCTTGCCATGGCGGAAGCCCTGGTATCGCGGGCGCAGATAACCAGCGGTGCCGGCGGGACGACGGCCAGCGTGAAGCACCGCCTCTCCAGGCCGGCCAACTTCGTCACCGACGCGATGGTCAGCCGGGCCACGATGGCGCGGTCGGCGAGCAACGAATTCGCCTCGGCGATCTCGGCGGGCCGCATCGTCGTCAGCGGCGATGTCGACTCCGCCACCGCGCCCACCCTGGACCGGCAGATCGCCGTCGAAAGCCGTGCGGGCATTGCGCCTTTGACGATCGACCTGAGCGGCGTCACCCACCTCGGGTCCGCCGGTGTCAGCGCGCTGGCCGCCGCCCGCGACCGCGCACGGCGGCACGGTTCCGAGTGCGTGCTGGTCGCGCCGCCGGGTAGCCCCGCACACCACGTTTTGTCGCTGGTCCAGCTCCCCTTTTCCGGCGGGAGCACCCAAGGCGTGCTCGCCCAGGAGGAAGGTGAATCCGACAGCGGTCAGCTGGTTTGA
- a CDS encoding dsRBD fold-containing protein produces MHPNSRPVVTLHPLVSLAIDEHSGRTYVKAELHLGGKHLAGAGVAYRHPSDCLTREAGQELATARALSDLAEQVTALRHVRA; encoded by the coding sequence ATGCACCCGAACAGCCGCCCGGTCGTTACCCTGCACCCGCTGGTCTCCCTGGCGATCGATGAGCATAGCGGGCGCACGTACGTCAAGGCCGAGTTGCATTTGGGCGGAAAGCATCTCGCGGGGGCGGGCGTCGCCTATCGCCACCCGTCCGACTGCCTGACGCGCGAGGCCGGCCAGGAGCTGGCCACGGCGCGGGCGTTGTCGGACTTGGCCGAACAGGTCACGGCGCTGCGTCACGTCAGGGCCTGA
- a CDS encoding SDR family NAD(P)-dependent oxidoreductase, which translates to MTPSTALVTGGASGIGREVVGLLREAGHHVVVWDLTDTDIVCDISDPDAVAAAMEQTVREHGVPARVVTSAAIGSSGPSGLLLKQSPADWERVLSINLTGTWLTLRAAAQAMVDAEVQGSIVAVSSISGTVADRDMGAYCVSKAGVDMLVKVAAAEWGTYGIRVNAVGPGVTRTPMLPNPDAWPGWVDGLSRRTALGRLGEAIDVAGAIVGVLELPWVTGQVVHADGGLALHSPIDAYGQLERLMRLKRLREIRDQREKAKEA; encoded by the coding sequence ATGACGCCATCGACCGCCTTGGTCACCGGCGGAGCGTCGGGAATCGGGCGTGAAGTCGTCGGTCTGCTTCGCGAGGCGGGGCACCACGTTGTGGTGTGGGACCTCACCGATACCGACATCGTGTGTGACATCAGCGATCCCGACGCGGTGGCGGCGGCCATGGAGCAGACGGTGCGCGAGCACGGGGTGCCGGCGCGGGTGGTGACCTCCGCCGCCATCGGATCGTCCGGCCCGTCGGGCCTATTGCTGAAACAATCGCCCGCCGACTGGGAGCGGGTGCTGTCGATCAACCTCACCGGCACCTGGCTCACGCTGCGCGCCGCCGCGCAGGCCATGGTCGACGCCGAGGTGCAGGGTTCGATCGTCGCGGTGTCCAGCATCAGTGGCACCGTGGCCGACCGCGATATGGGCGCGTATTGCGTGTCCAAGGCAGGCGTCGACATGCTGGTCAAGGTCGCGGCCGCGGAGTGGGGAACCTACGGCATCCGGGTCAACGCCGTCGGCCCCGGCGTGACGCGGACCCCGATGCTGCCCAACCCGGACGCATGGCCGGGGTGGGTGGACGGACTGTCCAGGCGAACGGCGCTCGGTCGACTGGGGGAGGCCATCGACGTGGCCGGGGCCATCGTGGGTGTCCTCGAACTGCCCTGGGTGACCGGGCAGGTGGTGCACGCCGACGGCGGGCTGGCGCTGCACAGCCCGATCGACGCGTACGGTCAGCTGGAGCGGCTGATGCGGCTAAAGCGGCTGCGGGAGATCAGGGATCAGCGAGAGAAGGCCAAAGAGGCTTAG
- a CDS encoding Zn-dependent alcohol dehydrogenase, giving the protein MKSRAAILHDVGGPWSVEEYELDPPRAGEVLVEMAAAGLCHSDDHILKGDMAAPNEVMRSLGLPTMFPTIGGHEGSGVVREIGPGVSGFAVDDHVVMSFVAVCGQCRWCATGMEYLCDVGIGTMIPGMPTDGTFRHHTAGGRNLGHIAKIGAFAEHTVVSTNSLVKIDPHLPLAPSALLSCAIPTGYGSAANRAGVRGGDTVVVLGVGGIGTGAIQGARINGAAQIVAVDPVEFKQKSAMQFGATHSAATAAEALDLVRDLTHGVMADAVVVSPSLIAPDDVRDAVKLTRKGGTCVLTGMTSQLTRSVNIDLQDFILMNKTLAGTIFGSCNPKADISRLARLYQTGQLLLDEMITKRYRLDDVNEAYVDLLNGAIVRGIIDFGA; this is encoded by the coding sequence ATGAAGAGCCGCGCCGCGATCCTGCACGACGTCGGCGGGCCGTGGTCCGTGGAGGAGTACGAGCTCGACCCGCCCCGCGCAGGCGAGGTCCTGGTCGAGATGGCGGCCGCCGGGCTGTGTCATTCCGACGACCATATCCTCAAGGGTGACATGGCGGCGCCCAACGAGGTGATGCGCTCGCTGGGACTGCCGACCATGTTCCCCACCATCGGCGGGCACGAGGGATCGGGTGTTGTACGCGAAATCGGGCCAGGAGTATCGGGTTTCGCCGTGGACGACCACGTGGTGATGTCGTTCGTCGCCGTCTGCGGACAGTGCCGCTGGTGCGCGACCGGCATGGAATACCTGTGCGACGTCGGTATCGGCACCATGATCCCGGGCATGCCCACCGACGGCACCTTCCGCCACCACACGGCCGGGGGCCGAAATCTCGGGCATATCGCCAAGATCGGCGCGTTCGCGGAACACACTGTGGTGTCGACCAATTCGCTCGTGAAGATCGACCCGCACCTGCCGCTGGCGCCGAGCGCGTTGCTGTCGTGCGCGATCCCGACCGGCTACGGTTCGGCGGCGAATCGGGCCGGCGTGCGCGGTGGCGACACCGTCGTGGTCCTCGGCGTGGGCGGCATCGGGACCGGCGCGATCCAGGGCGCCCGGATCAACGGGGCCGCACAGATCGTCGCGGTCGATCCGGTTGAGTTCAAACAGAAATCAGCGATGCAGTTCGGCGCGACCCACAGCGCCGCGACGGCCGCCGAGGCGCTCGACCTGGTGCGGGACCTCACGCACGGCGTGATGGCCGACGCCGTGGTGGTCTCGCCGTCCCTGATCGCCCCCGACGACGTTCGCGACGCGGTGAAACTCACCCGCAAGGGCGGCACGTGCGTGCTCACCGGCATGACGTCGCAACTGACCCGGTCGGTGAACATCGACCTGCAGGACTTCATCCTGATGAACAAGACGCTGGCGGGCACGATCTTCGGATCGTGCAATCCCAAGGCCGACATCTCCCGGCTGGCGCGCCTCTACCAGACCGGACAGCTCTTGCTCGACGAGATGATCACCAAGCGGTACCGGCTGGACGACGTCAACGAGGCGTACGTGGACCTGCTGAACGGTGCAATTGTCAGAGGGATAATCGATTTCGGCGCCTAA